The Populus alba chromosome 6, ASM523922v2, whole genome shotgun sequence genome contains a region encoding:
- the LOC118048270 gene encoding putative pectinesterase 63, giving the protein MKRSFSSFALLLITLQAIQIIPTAISTTKLVPADISKVKAWVAKNINDFNDRKSNDSKGIPRIVLDELLASAEDRLRLIRVAKDGFADFTTISDALETIPKDNKRRTIIQIGGGEYWEKITIKCNKPFITFYGDPMDIPRIVFNGTASRYGTIYSATVAVESDYFMAVNVAFVNSAPMPNVNRTGGQAVAMRISGDKAAFHSCKFIGFQDTLCDDRGRHFFKDCYVRGTVDFIFGNGKSLYLNTTIDSVAEGTGVITAQAREHVTEDSGFTFIHCNLTGLGNNTYLGRAWKQRPRVVFAYTSMGHLINDEGWSTWKFPEREGTVYYGEYTCAGPGSSSFGRVPYAKSLSKAEAKPFLSMTYINGNKWLIPPPKFP; this is encoded by the exons ATGAAACGATCATTCTCTTCTTTTGCATTACTTTTGATCACATTACAAGCTATCCAGATCATTCCCACAGCAATCTCCACGACCAAACTCGTCCCTGCAGACATCTCAAAAGTAAAAGCATGGGTTGCTAAGAACATCAATGACTTTAATGATCGAAAATCCAATGACTCCAAAGGGATTCCACGCATTGTTTTGGATGAGCTTTTGGCCTCGGCCGAGGACAGGCTGAGGTTGATAAGGGTGGCGAAGGATGGTTTCGCTGATTTTACAACTATTTCTGATGCCTTGGAGACCATTCCAAAGGACAACAAGCGAAGAACAATTATACAGATTGGTGGGGGTGAGTATTGGGAGAAAATCACAATTAAATGCAATAAGCCGTTTATTACATTTTATGGGGATCCGATGGATATACCAAGAATTGTGTTCAATGGCACCGCTTCCCGGTATGGAACGATCTATAGCGCAACCGTGGCCGTAGAGAGCGATTACTTCATGGCCGTCAATGTGGCATTTGTG AATTCGGCTCCAATGCCAAATGTCAATAGAACTGGTGGGCAGGCAGTGGCCATGAGAATATCTGGAGATAAAGCAGCGTTTCATAGCTGCAAGTTCATTGGGTTTCAGGACACTTTATGTGACGATAGAGGCAGGCATTTCTTCAAGGACTGCTATGTCCGTGGAACTGTTGACTTCATTTTTGGAAACGGAAAATCCCTCTACTTG AACACAACTATTGATTCTGTAGCGGAGGGTACTGGGGTGATCACAGCTCAGGCCCGGGAACACGTCACCGAGGACAGTGGATTCACCTTCATCCATTGCAACTTAACTGGTTTAGGCAACAACACTTACCTCGGCCGTGCATGGAAGCAGAGACCAAGGGTTGTCTTCGCTTACACTAGCATGGGCCACCTGATTAACGATGAAGGATGGTCCACCTGGAAGTTCCCTGAGCGTGAAGG GACTGTATATTATGGAGAGTACACGTGCGCCGGACCAGGTTCTAGCTCCTTCGGTCGAGTTCCATATGCGAAGTCATTATCTAAAGCAGAAGCAAAACCCTTCCTGAGCATGACTTACATCAATGGAAACAAGTGGCTGATTCCACCACCCAAGTTTCCTTGA